From one Rhizobium sp. CIAT894 genomic stretch:
- a CDS encoding MaoC family dehydratase, whose translation MVTEISLSDVRGLIGMETGLSDWITVDQTMIDAFASATGDHQFIHVDPERAAVESPFGGTIAHGFLTLSLLSAMNYNCLPRVREQTMGINYGFDRVRFMTPVKSGARVRGRFLLADARFRGGGMLMTTYDASIEIENEKKPALTARWITIIQFDPKDRPEDV comes from the coding sequence ATGGTCACGGAAATTTCACTCTCCGACGTGCGGGGACTGATTGGTATGGAAACAGGCCTTTCGGACTGGATCACCGTCGACCAGACGATGATCGACGCTTTCGCGTCGGCGACCGGCGACCATCAGTTCATTCATGTCGATCCCGAGCGCGCCGCGGTCGAGAGCCCCTTCGGCGGCACCATCGCCCATGGCTTCCTGACGCTGTCTCTGCTGTCGGCGATGAACTACAACTGCCTGCCCAGAGTGCGTGAGCAGACCATGGGCATCAATTACGGCTTCGATCGCGTCCGCTTCATGACGCCGGTCAAGAGCGGCGCCCGCGTCCGCGGCCGCTTCCTGCTCGCCGACGCCCGCTTTCGCGGCGGCGGCATGCTGATGACCACCTATGACGCTTCGATCGAGATCGAAAACGAGAAGAAGCCGGCGCTGACGGCAAGATGGATCACCATCATCCAATTCGACCCGAAGGATCGTCCCGAGGACGTTTGA
- a CDS encoding sarcosine oxidase subunit delta → MLLIHCPYCQEERSELEFRGAGDAHIVRPADIASVSDEEFEEYFFLRDNPKGLIFERWRHIHGCGRFFNAARDTVSDKFIMTYKAGEPKPRIGAEAEQHGPVETYEAVEGEAQ, encoded by the coding sequence ATGCTGCTGATCCATTGCCCTTACTGCCAGGAAGAGCGCTCCGAGCTCGAATTCCGTGGCGCCGGTGACGCGCATATCGTGCGGCCCGCCGATATCGCCTCGGTCTCGGACGAGGAATTCGAAGAGTATTTCTTTCTGCGCGACAATCCGAAGGGTCTGATCTTCGAGCGCTGGCGGCATATTCACGGCTGCGGGCGTTTCTTCAACGCGGCGCGCGACACGGTGAGCGACAAGTTCATCATGACCTACAAGGCGGGTGAGCCGAAGCCGCGGATCGGTGCGGAAGCCGAGCAGCACGGGCCTGTCGAGACATATGAAGCCGTGGAAGGAGAGGCGCAATGA
- a CDS encoding sarcosine oxidase subunit alpha yields MSGVNRIVGKGRLTPARTARFSFDGQTYTALEGDTVASALIANGVHLVGRSFKYHRARGILSAGAEEPNALIDVARDTARKQPNVRATVQEVFDGMIVSSQNRWPSLAYDVGAVNNLMSPFFAAGFYYKTFMWPRAAWKTIYEPLIRRAAGLGVAPTEEDPDHYASRYAHCDVLVVGAGVAGLSAALAAAQTGAKVILCDEQAEAGGALRYDAGVTIDGQNGYAWAQKTVAQLKAMDNVEVLTRTTAFGYYNHNFIGLAERVTDHIAKPSSDLPRERLWQVRAKRVILANGAIERHMVFPNNDRPGIMLASAGRMYLNHYGVAVGSNVGVYTAHDSAYEAAFDLKRAGVSIAAIVDCRQAPGAAVLEEARALGIDVLTGQSVVNTAGRLRISSITVARNGGGSPRKIAVDALLVSAGWTPSVHLFSQSRGKVAFDAESQRFLPGNYAQDCLSVGACNGTDDLQRTIEESLAAGELMAQATGNSGGEKIAISAEQAYEWTGGMIGAAEGAGPKTNAKAFIDFQHDVCAKDIRLAVREGMHSIEHIKRFTTNGMASDQGKLSNMHGLAIAAEMLGKEIPQVGLTTFRAPYTPVTYGTLIGHSRGELFDPTRKTPLHAWEEAHGAVFEDVGNWKRAWFYPRAGENMHQAVARECRTARESAGIFDASTLGKIEVVGPDAAEFLNLIYTNAWDTLKPGKARYGIMTREDGFVYDDGVVGRLADDRFHVTTTTGGAPRVLHHMEDYLQTEFPHMKVWLTSVTEQWAVIAVQGPKAREIVEPLVEGLDLSNEAFPHMSVAECTVCGVPARLFRVSFTGEIGFEINVPADYGQSVLEAIWANAEPLGACVYGTETMHVLRAEKGYIIVGQDTDGTVTPDDAGLSWAVSKKKKDFVGIRGLRRPDLVKDGRKQLVGLATKDPKQVLEEGAQIVANPNEPKPMTMLGHVTSAYWSENCGRSIAFALVAGGRARMGDTLYVPMPDRTIAVEVTDLVFFDKEGGRIHG; encoded by the coding sequence ATGAGCGGCGTGAACCGTATCGTCGGCAAGGGGCGCCTGACACCGGCCAGGACCGCGCGCTTCAGCTTCGACGGCCAGACCTATACGGCGCTCGAAGGCGACACCGTCGCTTCGGCGCTGATCGCCAACGGCGTGCACCTTGTCGGCCGTTCGTTCAAATATCACCGGGCCCGCGGCATTCTGTCGGCAGGCGCCGAGGAACCGAACGCGCTGATCGACGTCGCCCGTGATACGGCGCGCAAGCAGCCGAACGTGCGCGCTACGGTGCAGGAAGTTTTCGACGGCATGATCGTCAGCTCGCAGAATCGCTGGCCGTCACTGGCCTACGATGTCGGCGCGGTCAACAATCTGATGTCGCCCTTCTTCGCTGCCGGCTTCTACTACAAGACCTTCATGTGGCCGCGCGCCGCCTGGAAAACCATCTACGAACCGCTCATCCGTCGTGCCGCCGGTCTCGGTGTCGCGCCGACGGAGGAGGATCCGGATCATTATGCCAGCCGCTACGCCCATTGCGACGTGCTGGTGGTCGGCGCCGGTGTTGCCGGGCTGTCAGCGGCCCTGGCCGCAGCCCAGACCGGCGCGAAAGTGATCCTCTGCGACGAGCAGGCGGAAGCCGGCGGTGCGCTGCGCTACGATGCCGGCGTCACGATCGATGGCCAGAACGGTTATGCCTGGGCGCAGAAGACTGTGGCGCAGCTCAAGGCAATGGACAATGTCGAGGTGCTCACCCGCACCACCGCCTTCGGCTACTACAACCACAATTTCATCGGTCTCGCCGAGCGCGTCACCGATCATATCGCCAAACCGTCGAGCGATCTGCCGCGCGAGCGGCTGTGGCAGGTCCGGGCCAAGCGGGTGATCCTCGCCAACGGCGCGATCGAGCGGCATATGGTATTTCCGAACAACGACCGGCCCGGCATCATGCTGGCTTCGGCGGGGCGGATGTATCTCAATCATTATGGCGTTGCCGTCGGAAGCAATGTCGGCGTCTACACGGCGCACGATTCCGCCTATGAGGCGGCGTTCGATCTGAAGCGGGCAGGTGTTTCGATCGCTGCCATCGTCGATTGCAGGCAGGCGCCGGGAGCAGCGGTGCTGGAAGAGGCACGCGCGCTCGGCATCGATGTTCTCACAGGGCAGTCCGTCGTCAACACGGCGGGGCGGCTGCGCATCTCGTCGATCACGGTGGCGCGCAACGGCGGCGGTTCGCCGCGCAAGATTGCGGTCGACGCGCTGCTGGTTTCGGCCGGCTGGACGCCGTCCGTGCATCTGTTCTCGCAGTCGCGCGGCAAAGTGGCCTTCGATGCAGAAAGCCAACGTTTCCTGCCCGGCAACTATGCGCAGGACTGCCTTTCCGTCGGCGCCTGCAACGGCACCGACGACCTGCAGCGGACGATCGAGGAATCGCTTGCCGCCGGCGAACTGATGGCGCAGGCCACCGGCAATAGCGGCGGCGAGAAGATCGCGATTTCGGCTGAGCAGGCCTATGAGTGGACGGGTGGCATGATAGGCGCTGCCGAAGGTGCGGGTCCGAAGACCAACGCCAAGGCCTTCATCGACTTTCAGCACGATGTCTGCGCCAAGGATATCCGCCTTGCCGTGCGCGAAGGCATGCATTCGATCGAGCACATCAAGCGCTTCACGACCAACGGCATGGCCTCGGACCAGGGCAAGCTCTCCAATATGCATGGCCTGGCGATTGCCGCCGAAATGCTCGGCAAGGAAATCCCGCAGGTCGGGCTCACCACCTTCCGTGCGCCCTATACGCCTGTTACCTACGGCACGCTGATCGGCCATTCGCGCGGCGAGCTGTTCGATCCGACGCGCAAGACGCCGCTGCACGCCTGGGAAGAAGCACATGGTGCGGTCTTCGAGGATGTGGGCAACTGGAAGCGCGCCTGGTTCTATCCGCGCGCCGGCGAGAACATGCATCAGGCCGTTGCCCGCGAATGCCGGACAGCACGCGAGTCGGCAGGCATCTTCGACGCCTCGACACTCGGCAAGATCGAGGTGGTGGGGCCGGATGCGGCCGAATTCCTCAACCTGATCTACACCAATGCCTGGGACACGCTGAAGCCCGGCAAGGCCCGCTACGGCATCATGACCCGCGAAGACGGTTTCGTTTACGACGACGGCGTCGTCGGGCGACTGGCGGACGACCGTTTCCATGTGACGACGACGACGGGTGGCGCGCCGCGCGTGCTGCACCATATGGAAGATTACCTGCAGACCGAATTCCCGCACATGAAGGTGTGGCTGACCTCCGTCACCGAACAATGGGCAGTGATCGCGGTGCAGGGGCCGAAGGCGCGCGAGATCGTCGAGCCTCTCGTCGAGGGGCTGGACCTTTCGAACGAGGCCTTCCCGCATATGAGCGTTGCCGAGTGCACGGTCTGCGGCGTGCCGGCGCGGCTCTTCCGCGTCTCCTTCACCGGCGAAATTGGCTTCGAAATCAATGTACCGGCCGATTACGGCCAGTCGGTGCTCGAAGCGATCTGGGCCAATGCCGAGCCGCTCGGCGCCTGCGTTTACGGCACGGAGACGATGCACGTCCTTCGCGCCGAGAAGGGTTACATCATCGTCGGACAGGATACCGATGGGACCGTGACCCCTGATGACGCCGGGCTTTCCTGGGCGGTTTCGAAGAAGAAGAAGGATTTCGTCGGCATCCGCGGCCTGAGGCGGCCTGATCTCGTCAAGGACGGGCGCAAGCAGCTTGTCGGTCTCGCCACCAAGGATCCGAAACAGGTGCTCGAAGAAGGCGCGCAGATCGTTGCGAACCCGAACGAGCCGAAGCCGATGACCATGCTCGGCCACGTCACATCGGCCTATTGGTCGGAAAACTGCGGCAGGTCGATCGCCTTCGCGCTGGTCGCCGGCGGCCGGGCGCGGATGGGCGATACACTTTATGTGCCGATGCCGGACCGGACGATCGCCGTTGAGGTGACGGATCTGGTATTCTTTGACAAGGAAGGGGGCCGCATCCATGGCTGA
- a CDS encoding sarcosine oxidase subunit gamma produces the protein MADVAIRKPVLAGRLGGSATVRLTIAPVASRVALRAPAESLAALSAALGLSVPTTPKTSSRAGARSVLWIGPDEWLVIDEAGADLMAVLSGVGAVHSATDVSHRNVAIIVSGPGAETTISAGCPQDLSLSSFPVGAASRTIFGKAEIVILRTDEETFRVECWRSFSDFVFGLLNEAAHDAGH, from the coding sequence ATGGCTGACGTCGCAATTCGCAAGCCGGTGCTTGCCGGCCGTCTCGGCGGCTCCGCAACGGTACGCCTGACGATCGCACCGGTCGCAAGCAGGGTAGCGTTGCGCGCGCCGGCGGAATCGCTGGCAGCGCTGTCCGCCGCTCTCGGTCTGTCCGTGCCGACCACCCCGAAGACATCCAGCCGGGCCGGTGCGCGATCGGTGCTCTGGATCGGACCGGACGAATGGCTTGTCATCGACGAGGCCGGCGCGGATCTGATGGCCGTTCTTTCCGGCGTCGGCGCCGTGCACTCGGCGACCGACGTTTCTCACCGCAATGTCGCGATCATCGTCTCGGGACCGGGCGCGGAAACGACAATTTCCGCCGGCTGCCCGCAGGATCTGTCGCTTTCTTCGTTCCCGGTCGGGGCTGCATCGCGCACGATCTTCGGCAAGGCGGAGATCGTGATTCTCCGCACGGATGAAGAGACGTTCCGGGTGGAGTGCTGGCGGTCGTTTTCGGATTTCGTCTTCGGGCTGCTGAACGAGGCGGCTCACGACGCCGGGCATTGA
- a CDS encoding VOC family protein has product MLHHASLGVSDIERSAAFYDAALGALGYVRVWDDIRPGQTEQAVGYGLAGGGDKLAIKHRPDGQRPAGPGFHLAFAAPSRQAVDQFHAAAIAHGGDDNGGPGLRPHYGEHYYAAFVMDPDGHALEAVCKSVE; this is encoded by the coding sequence ATGCTGCACCATGCTTCTCTCGGCGTTTCCGATATCGAGCGGTCGGCGGCATTTTACGATGCCGCCCTTGGCGCGCTCGGTTATGTCAGGGTCTGGGATGACATCAGGCCGGGGCAGACGGAACAGGCGGTCGGCTACGGCCTTGCCGGCGGCGGAGACAAGCTGGCGATCAAACATCGGCCGGATGGCCAGCGCCCGGCCGGCCCGGGTTTTCATCTGGCCTTTGCCGCGCCGAGCCGACAGGCGGTCGATCAGTTCCATGCCGCGGCAATCGCACATGGCGGCGATGACAATGGTGGTCCAGGCTTACGCCCTCACTACGGCGAACACTATTATGCGGCGTTCGTGATGGATCCGGACGGGCACGCACTCGAAGCCGTCTGCAAGTCGGTCGAGTAG
- the glgX gene encoding glycogen debranching protein GlgX translates to MRGKSSAQGGAIVFETGVEFAVWSHDAAQIELCLFDDHGNREFARLPMARDSNHTHRLFVDGLKQGARYGYRADGIYAPDNGLWFDPSKLLIDPYAKEIDRPFRYDPRLGIYGEDSQDLMPKAIVTTDSPAAIGKPLFKPGCFIYEVAVRPFTMLHPDVPEAERGTVAALAHPSVIAHLKRIGVDAVELMPITAWIDERHLPPLGLTNGWGYNPVAFMALDPRIVPGGIRELRETVAALHAEGIAVILDLVFNHTGESDRYGTTLSLRGLDNLHYYRHAQNGPGELVNDTGTGNTLACDHPQVRRLVIDSLRHFVLNAGVDGFRFDLAPVLGRTATGFERDGGTLAAILSDDMLADRIMIAEPWDIGPGGYQLGNFPSPFLEWNDRVRDDLRCYWRGDDWKTGSLATALAGSSDIFSRSGGTETRSVNFLAAHDGFTLTDLVSYAGKHNDANGEHNRDGHNENHSWNNGVEGETVYPSIRKRRRDDVMALISTLFATRGSIMLTAGDEGGRSQHGNNNAYCQDNEITWLDWKALDEDLVAHTAFVAGLRRRFTVFSETGFLSGNGDVEWISLSGEPMTVAEWETPSLSTLGMLLATGDSSLRGRQTRLAVLFNRSESRQLFTLPCEGEPGWRQLTPEGAKKAGARVTVEPRSVAFFAEK, encoded by the coding sequence ATGCGGGGAAAGAGTTCGGCGCAAGGCGGCGCGATCGTCTTCGAGACCGGCGTCGAATTTGCGGTGTGGTCGCATGATGCCGCACAGATTGAGCTCTGCCTCTTCGATGATCACGGCAACAGGGAATTCGCGCGCCTGCCGATGGCGCGCGACAGCAACCACACCCATCGTCTCTTCGTCGACGGACTGAAACAGGGGGCTCGCTACGGCTATCGCGCCGACGGGATTTACGCGCCTGACAACGGCCTCTGGTTCGATCCCTCCAAGCTGCTGATCGACCCCTACGCCAAGGAGATCGACCGGCCGTTCCGCTACGATCCCCGCCTCGGCATCTATGGCGAGGATAGCCAGGATCTGATGCCGAAGGCGATCGTCACCACCGATAGCCCAGCCGCAATCGGCAAGCCGCTCTTCAAACCCGGCTGCTTTATTTATGAAGTGGCGGTGCGGCCCTTCACCATGCTCCATCCCGATGTGCCGGAGGCTGAGCGCGGCACGGTCGCAGCCCTTGCCCATCCCTCCGTCATCGCGCATCTGAAGCGGATCGGTGTCGATGCCGTCGAACTGATGCCGATCACCGCCTGGATCGACGAACGCCATCTGCCGCCGCTCGGCCTCACCAACGGCTGGGGCTACAATCCCGTCGCCTTCATGGCGCTCGATCCCCGGATCGTCCCCGGCGGCATTAGGGAATTGCGCGAGACGGTCGCAGCCCTCCATGCCGAAGGCATCGCCGTCATCCTCGACCTGGTCTTCAACCATACCGGCGAGAGCGACCGTTACGGGACGACACTGTCGCTGCGCGGCCTCGACAACCTGCATTATTACCGCCACGCTCAGAATGGGCCGGGCGAACTGGTCAACGACACCGGCACCGGCAACACGCTCGCCTGCGATCATCCTCAGGTCCGACGTCTCGTCATCGACAGCCTGCGCCATTTCGTGCTGAACGCCGGCGTCGACGGTTTTCGCTTCGATCTTGCCCCCGTGCTCGGCCGCACCGCGACAGGCTTCGAGCGCGACGGCGGGACGCTTGCCGCGATCCTTTCCGACGATATGCTTGCCGACCGGATCATGATCGCCGAACCCTGGGATATCGGTCCGGGCGGTTATCAGCTCGGCAATTTCCCCAGCCCCTTCCTGGAATGGAACGACCGGGTTCGCGACGATCTCCGTTGCTACTGGCGCGGCGACGACTGGAAGACCGGTTCGCTCGCAACCGCACTTGCGGGCTCCTCCGACATCTTCTCCCGCAGCGGGGGCACAGAGACGCGCAGCGTCAATTTCCTTGCCGCCCATGACGGCTTCACGCTGACCGATCTCGTCTCCTACGCCGGCAAGCACAATGACGCCAATGGCGAGCACAATCGTGACGGCCACAACGAGAACCATTCCTGGAACAATGGCGTCGAGGGGGAAACCGTCTATCCCTCGATCCGCAAGCGCCGCCGGGACGATGTGATGGCGCTGATATCGACGCTCTTTGCCACCCGCGGCAGCATCATGCTGACGGCAGGCGACGAGGGCGGCCGCAGCCAGCACGGCAACAACAACGCCTATTGCCAGGACAACGAGATCACCTGGCTGGATTGGAAGGCATTGGACGAGGATCTTGTCGCCCATACCGCCTTCGTCGCAGGACTGCGCCGCCGCTTCACGGTCTTTTCCGAAACGGGTTTCCTGTCCGGCAACGGCGATGTCGAATGGATCTCGCTTTCGGGCGAACCGATGACTGTTGCCGAATGGGAGACGCCGTCGCTCTCCACCCTCGGCATGCTGCTTGCGACTGGTGACAGCTCGCTGCGCGGCAGGCAGACCCGGCTTGCCGTGCTCTTCAATCGCTCGGAGAGCCGTCAGCTCTTTACGCTGCCTTGCGAGGGCGAACCGGGCTGGCGCCAACTGACGCCGGAGGGGGCGAAAAAAGCCGGCGCCCGCGTAACCGTCGAGCCACGCTCCGTCGCCTTTTTTGCAGAAAAATGA